The genomic window AAAAAAAGCGGATTTTGATATAAATTTTTCAGCGTTAAGAACGTTATTTTAATGTAAAATTCGCATTTACGAAACCGTTATAGGTTAAAATTTAAATTATTTTAGGTGATTTTGTTAAATTTGCTATTATTTTTTAAAGAAATTATCATGAAGACTATTGCCCCAGCTCTAGAAGTGATAACTAACTCATACGGAAGTTCTTTTACCTACACTAAACACGCCGAAAAGACCAATAGCAAAGCTCATTTATGGCATTATCATCCAGAAATTGAGTTGGTTTATATAAATGGCGGGGCTGGAAAAAGACAAATAGGAAGCCATGTTTCTTATTATACCAATGGTAGTTTACTTTTAATAGGAGCTAATTTGCCGCATTGCGGTTTCACAAATGAACAAACAGGAAATACAAATGAAACTGTTATTCATATAAAACCTGAATTTTTAGGAAGCGATTTTTTTGTAGCTCCCGAAATGAAAAAGGTGCAAAATATTTTGAAACAAGCTAAAGGAGGAATTGCTTTTGGAGGTGAAACGAAAAAGCGTATCGGAAAGAAAATTGAAATGATGGAAAACGAACCGCCATTTCAGAGGCTAATGACGCTGCTGAGTGTTTTAGACGAACTGGAATCTGCTGAGGAATATACCATTTTAAATGCAGACGGATTTTCGATGGAATTGCAGACTCAAGACAATGATCGTATGAATGTGGTTTTCAATTTTGTGAAAGATCATTTTCAGGAATCTATTTCTATAGATGAGGTTTCTAGTTTGGTAAGCATGACTACGCCATCTTTTTGCCGTTATTTTAAGAAGATTTCAAACAAAACATTTACGGAGTTTGTAAATGAATATCGTTTAGTGCATGCTTCAAAACTTTTGGCAGAACAGCCAATCAGTATTAATGAGGTTTGCTACGAGAGCGGTTTTAATAACTTCAGCCACTTTAGTAAATCATTTAAGCAATATACGGGTAAAAGCGCTTCGCAATACCGTCACGAGCATAAGATTATAATTAGCTAGTTTTAGCTTGAATTTTTTTAGCCACGAATTCACGAATTTTATTTATTATTAATTCGTGAATTCGTGGCTTTTTTTATTCCATGATTTACGCAAATTGTTATAAAGTAATTAGTGAAATTCATTTTGTATTAAGGTTATTTAATAAAATTCGTGAATTCGTGGCTATCTTTTTTTTTACTACAAAGCAGGTGGGATTTTTCATATATTTTATTCTGAAAAAAGTTATATTTACAAACCCTAATCAGAAAAAAAATATCAAAATGAAGAAATTTAAAATGCTATTGTCTGCATTTTTGCTTTGTCTTACCACCATGACATACGCTGCAAAAGTAGACACACTTCAAGTTGCCAGTACCGCAATGGGAAAAACTTATAAAGCTGCGGTAGTTTTACCAAATTCTTATGCGAAAAGCAAATCAACTTTTCCTGTAATGTATCTGCTGCATGGTGCATACGGACATTTTAGCGATTGGCTTAAAAATACTCCAAACAAAAAACTGGTTCACAATCTAGCAGACCAATATAATATGATTATTGTAATGCCAGAAGGAGAGACGTTTAGTTTTTATATTGATAGCCCTGTAAATAAAGAAAGTCAGTTTGAGACTTTTATTACGCAGGAAGTAATTCAAAAAGTCGACAAGACATACCGAACAATTGCCAATAAAAATGGAAGAGTAATCACGGGACTTTCTATGGGTGGCCACGGCGCTTTGTATTTGTCGGCTAGACATCCCGATTTATTTTGTGCTGCCGGAAGTATGAGTGGTGCTGTAGATATGAGTACGATGCTCAATAGAGATTCTTCGGCTCAAATCGTAAAATTAATGCAACCTGTTTTTGGTGATAAAAGTGGTAGTACTGAATTGTATGAGCAAAATTCTGTTTTAAGAATGGCTGATAAAATAAAAGCGAACAAATTGCCACTAATAATAGATTGTGGTGTAGACGATTTTTTGATTGAACCAAATAGAGAATTGCACAGAAGATTGGTTTACAATAAAGTTGATCATGATTATACAGAACGTCCTGGAGCTCATACATGGGATTATTGGGAAAACTCACTTCCGTATCACGCATTATTTTTTAATAAAATATTGCTTAAAACCAAAACGAAGTAATTGCGGAATTAATATTTTTTAAACAGTAAATATTATATTGTTTTATTTTGGAGTTATGTTTTTTAAGAAATTGATAAGAAAGACCTTTTGTTTTAAAAAATAAAAGGTCTTTTTTTATTTGTAAAAATCATTGCGTACTACTTTTCTTTCTTCTTACATTCCGTTCATCGATTATTTTTGAATGATATCGATTTTACGTCTTTTTAATGGATAGCAGTTGTGTTATTAACTAATTTTAACAAATGTTTTTCCCCCCTGATCGATAATGTCAGATTCATTTCTGAGGGTCAAGTCTTTTTTATAAGAGTTTTTTAGATTTTGTGCTTCATAACTTTTGAAGATGGTTTATTATTTACATGTAATTGCCAAATCTGCAAACTATCTGGTTTTTTGCTAATGTAATGGTATTCTAAATACTATTATTATGAAAAAAACTATTCTTTATCACATGAAGATTATACATGAATTATGTAAAATCTTTCGTTGTTCCTTTATTAATTTGGTTTTCCCAAATTTTAGTTTGGTGAAAATTATTGTGCACAAAAAGCATCAGTTTTTTTTGATGGTGCTTTTTATGCTATTTGCTTTCCAACCTTATTTGCATTCACAAGCCATATCTGGAGCAGCTGTACAAGCTAATTTTGGTATTGATGCAGATGTTTATGCAAACAAAGAACAATTTTTAGTTCCCCCAACGGTTTCTGGTATTTATGATGACTGGTTTTTTAGCTCTGCTTTTGCTAATGGAACCGGTCAAAATGTTATTGATCAGACTAATGCGGCGGGACTAAAAACATCAATCCAAGCTAATAATAATTTTACATTCGAAAAAAGAATGTCGAAACCCAAAAATACCATGGTTGGTAATTTTTTGTGGATTGATGCTGTTTATGGGCGTGATGGAAATTCAACGCAAAGTAACAACGATTCTAATACTTTTTCTGGAAATTCTAACAAGAATGGTGATAACCCGACAACTTGGGCTTTAGGTGCTGGTAGTATCCCTCAAAAAGATGATATTGTAGATGTTTACGGCTATTTAAGAAGAGACTTATCTCCAGCCGCATTAGCAATTAATCCTAATGGAGTTTTATGGGGATATGGAGGAGCGTCTAAAATTTCTTCAGATGGGAATTCACATTTTGATTTTGAATTTTTTAGAACAGAAGTAAGTTTTAACGGTAGCGCACTAGTGGGTACTGGTAGTCAAGCAGGACACACAGCCTGGACTTTTGATGCCACCGGAAAAATACTTGTCCCTGGTGACGTGCTTGTTGCCATCGATTTTGAAAATGGTGGAACAAAACCACTTGGTAGCGTAAGGGTTTGGATGTCTAGTGCTGATATCGCTAATTTTAACTCAAGACCTAACAGACCATTTGATCTTACTGGTGTTTTTGACCAAGGTAATGGTGCACCTCCTTACGGATATGCTGAAATAAAAGCAAAAGGAGGAGGTATACTTACAAATGTTTTTGCAGTTGTTAATGTATCGGCTGCTACATTAGGACCACCTTGGGGAACTTTAGAAGGTTCGCAAGCCTCTTTTCAGGATAATTATAAAGCTTTGCAGTTTACAGAGTTTGGACTTAATTTGACAGCGTTAGGACTGGATAGCCGAAATGTTAACCAAAGTCCTTGTTCAAATTTATTAGGTTCTCTGATCGTAAAAACAAGATCTTCATCTTCATTTACTGCAGAGTTAAAAGATTTTTCAGGGCCTTATTTATTCGGAAATATTACGGATGTAGCCGTAGTAGGTAATGTTAGTAACCCATTAACCTGTAATAATACAACGGCTACTTTAACAGCAACACCAACTCCTGCAAATGCAACTATAAAATGGTACGGGCCTTCACCTGATGGTATAGCCGATGGACCTTTTATACCAGGAAATGCGCCAGTTGTGTCTGTTAAGGGAGTTTATACGGTATATGCTTATACAAATTTAGAAGGCTGCTTTGCTAAAAAAACAGTCACAGTTCTTGAAAATAAAGAACCGCCAAATGTTAATGCAGGAGGTGATAAAGCTTTAACTTGTTTGATAACGTCAATAAAACTGTCGGGCTCATCAAGTACGCCTAATGCTACTTATTTATGGAGTACATTGGACGGAAATATTGTTTCAGATGGTACAACTCTGACACCAACTGTAGATAAGGCTGGAACTTATACATTAACAGTCACTGATCCTGTAAACGGATGTAAAAAATCAGATGATGTACTTGTAACAAATACTCCGCCAACACCTATTAATATAACTTGTCCTGAAGATAATATAAAAAGTTCTTGCTTTTATGCCGATCAGGCGGCAGTTAATGCAGCTTTTGAAATCTTTAAACAAGGTTTTACAGCTTCAGGAGGTAACGGAACTTTAGTGACTTCAGGATTAGAAAATTTAACTCCTCCACTTTTATGTGGTGGTACTGTAACGGTAAACTTCAAAGTTAAAGATGATTGCGGTTTAGAAAAATCATGTTCTGCAACCTTCACCATCACAGCCCCTGCGGCAGTGGCTCCTGAAGCTCCGACAGCAGTGAATGCTTCAGCCTGCGCGTATGCAGACCAGGCCGCATTGGATGCCGCATTTGAGACCTTCAAACAGGGCTTTAAGGTAAGCGGAGGATGCGATGCGAAAGGATCAATCCAAGGCAGTCCAGCTGCGCCAAAATTGTGCGATGGCGGAACAGTGACAGTCACCTATAAAGTGACCGACAAATGCTACGAGACCACCATCAGCCGTGACTTCACCATCACAGCCCCTGCAGCCGTAACCCCTGAAGCTCCGACAGCAGTGAATGCTTCAGCCTGCGCGTATGCCGATCAGGCCGCATTGGATGCCGCTTTCGAAACCTTCAAACAGGGCTTTAAAGTGAGCGGAGGATGCGATGCGAAAGGCGAGATCCAGGGCAGTCCAGCTGCGCCAAAATTGTGCGATGGCGGAACAGTGACAGTGACCTATAAAGTGACCGACAAATGCTACGAGACCACCATCAGCCGCGACTTCACCATCACAGCCCCTGCGGCAGTGACTCCTGAAGCTCCGACAGCGGTTAACGCTTCAGCCTGCGCGTATGCCGATCAGGCCGCATTGGATGCCGCATTCGAAACCTTCAAACAGGGCTTTAAAGTGAGCGGAGGATGCGATGCGAAAGGATCAATCCAAGGCAGTCCAGCTGCGCCAAAATTGTGTGACGGCGGAACAGTGACAGTTACCTATAAAGTGACTGACAAATGCTACGAGACCACCATCAGCCGTGACTTCACCATCACAGCTCCTGCAGCAGTGACTCCTGAAGCTCCGACAGCGGTTAACGCTTCAGCCTGCGCGTATGCCGATCAGGCCGCATTGGATGCCGCATTCGAAACCTTCAAACAGGGCTTTAAAGTGAGCGGAGGATGCGATGCGAAAGGATCAATCCAAGGCAGTCCGATGGCTCCGAAACTATGCGATGGAGGCACAGTGACAGTTACCTATAAAGTGACCGACAAATGCTACGAGACCACCATCAGCCGAGACTTCACCATCACAGCTCCTGCTGCAGTGACTCCGGAAGCTCCGACAGCAGTGAATGCTTCAGCCTGCGCGTATGCCGATCAGGCCGCATTGGATGCCGCTTTCGAAACCTTCAAACAGGGCTTTAAAGTGAGCGGA from Flavobacterium sp. KACC 22763 includes these protein-coding regions:
- a CDS encoding alpha/beta hydrolase, with translation MKKFKMLLSAFLLCLTTMTYAAKVDTLQVASTAMGKTYKAAVVLPNSYAKSKSTFPVMYLLHGAYGHFSDWLKNTPNKKLVHNLADQYNMIIVMPEGETFSFYIDSPVNKESQFETFITQEVIQKVDKTYRTIANKNGRVITGLSMGGHGALYLSARHPDLFCAAGSMSGAVDMSTMLNRDSSAQIVKLMQPVFGDKSGSTELYEQNSVLRMADKIKANKLPLIIDCGVDDFLIEPNRELHRRLVYNKVDHDYTERPGAHTWDYWENSLPYHALFFNKILLKTKTK
- a CDS encoding AraC family transcriptional regulator — encoded protein: MKTIAPALEVITNSYGSSFTYTKHAEKTNSKAHLWHYHPEIELVYINGGAGKRQIGSHVSYYTNGSLLLIGANLPHCGFTNEQTGNTNETVIHIKPEFLGSDFFVAPEMKKVQNILKQAKGGIAFGGETKKRIGKKIEMMENEPPFQRLMTLLSVLDELESAEEYTILNADGFSMELQTQDNDRMNVVFNFVKDHFQESISIDEVSSLVSMTTPSFCRYFKKISNKTFTEFVNEYRLVHASKLLAEQPISINEVCYESGFNNFSHFSKSFKQYTGKSASQYRHEHKIIIS